The Methanosphaera sp. BMS genome contains a region encoding:
- a CDS encoding energy-converting hydrogenase B subunit J — MVLESAAPNLFGILYLGPTLFGLIMGFIVGAIMHKTPTNGIKLNTSSWIAIIIGAIIVAWWLGTFPYYAGLQFGPGFVASIIGAIIGRTLLGTKSNA, encoded by the coding sequence ATGGTTTTAGAATCAGCAGCACCAAATTTATTTGGTATATTATACCTTGGACCAACATTATTTGGTTTAATTATGGGTTTTATAGTGGGAGCTATTATGCATAAAACACCAACTAATGGAATTAAATTGAATACATCTTCTTGGATTGCAATAATAATTGGAGCAATTATCGTTGCATGGTGGTTAGGAACCTTCCCATACTATGCAGGACTTCAATTCGGTCCAGGATTTGTAGCTTCAATAATAGGTGCAATAATCGGAAGAACACTTTTAGGAACTAAAAGTAACGCTTAA